In Zonotrichia leucophrys gambelii isolate GWCS_2022_RI chromosome 8, RI_Zleu_2.0, whole genome shotgun sequence, one genomic interval encodes:
- the CDKN2C gene encoding cyclin-dependent kinase 4 inhibitor C produces MAEPSGNELASAAAKGDLVQLTNLLQKNVNVNAQNGFGRTALQVMKLGNPEIARRLLSNGANPNLRDSTGFAVIHDVAREGFLDTLQTLLEFEADVNIEDNEGNLPLHLAAQEGHVRVVQLLLARSECKVGHQNKRGNTAYDLAKLYRRAAVVELLEASSSAEPPSMD; encoded by the exons ATGGCCGAGCCTTCTGGGAACGAGCTGGCGTCCGCGGCTGCCAAGGGGGACCTAGTGCAACTTACTAATTTGTTGCAAAAGAATGTAAACGTCAATGCACAAAATGGATTTGGGAGGACAGCGCTGCAG GTGATGAAACTCGGCAACCCCGAAATCGCCCGGCGGCTGCTCAGCAACGGGGCGAACCCCAACCTGAGAGACAGTACCGGCTTCGCTGTCATCCACGACGTGGCCAGGGAGGGCTTTCTGGACACTTTGCAGACTCTGCTGGAGTTCGAAGCCGACGTTAACATCGAGGACAACGAGGGCAACCTGCCGCTGCACCTGGCGGCGCAGGAGGGCCACGTGCGggtggtgcagctgctgctggcgcgCTCCGAGTGCAAGGTGGGCCACCAGAACAAGCGCGGCAACACCGCCTACGACCTGGCCAAGCTGTACCGCCGGGCGGCCGTGGTGGAACTGCTGGAGGCCAGCAGCAGCGCCGAGCCCCCCAGCATGGACTGA